One genomic segment of Staphylospora marina includes these proteins:
- a CDS encoding helix-turn-helix domain-containing protein, with the protein MKKVYDILIQCGICNGEVDHFQSEEKPEVGQETVLGVCHKCGRDDDEYGVLTVVDVDRASSEVVSVTAWAVPTSAYPMRDWLTVKEVAEQLEMSKDTLWTKIKRGGFHKFQAKGYIQSAGSVTLVHRKVIDAIQEANV; encoded by the coding sequence ATGAAAAAAGTATATGACATCCTGATCCAGTGCGGCATCTGCAACGGCGAGGTGGATCACTTCCAGTCCGAGGAGAAACCGGAAGTGGGACAGGAAACGGTTCTTGGTGTATGTCACAAATGCGGTCGTGATGACGACGAGTACGGCGTTCTCACCGTGGTGGATGTGGATCGGGCCAGCTCGGAAGTGGTGTCGGTGACGGCTTGGGCCGTCCCGACCAGCGCCTACCCGATGCGGGACTGGCTCACCGTCAAGGAAGTGGCGGAGCAACTGGAGATGAGCAAAGACACCCTCTGGACGAAGATTAAGCGCGGAGGGTTCCACAAATTCCAGGCGAAAGGATACATCCAGTCAGCCGGATCGGTCACGCTGGTTCATCGTAAGGTGATCGATGCGATCCAGGAGGCCAATGTATGA